The Mya arenaria isolate MELC-2E11 chromosome 16, ASM2691426v1 genome includes a window with the following:
- the LOC128221528 gene encoding probable serine/threonine-protein kinase nek3: MTTTTNITTINNTTTNNITTINNTTTTNITTINNTTTTYITTINNTTTINITTINNTTTTDITTINNTTTTDITTINNTMTTNIRTINNTMTTDITTINNTTTNNITTINNTTTTNITTVNNTTTTNITTINNTTTTDITTINNTTTTYITTINNTTTNNITTINNTTTTNITTINNTTTTNITTINNTTTINITTINNTTTTDITTINNTTTTDITTINNTMTTNIRTINNTMTTDITTINNTTTNNITTINNTTTTNITTINNTTTTNITTINNTTTTDITTINNTTTTYITTINNTTTTNITTINNTTTTYITIINNTTTTNITTVNNTTTTNITTINNTTTTDITTINNTTTTYITTINNTTTTNITTINNTTTTYITIINNTTTTNITTINNTTTTNITTINNTTTTDITTINNTTTTYIRTINNITTTNITTINNTTTTDITTINNTTTTYIRTINNTTTTNITTINNTTTTDIRTINNTTTAYIRTINNTTTTNITTINNTTTTDITTNNNTTTTYIRTINNTTTTNITTINNTTTTDITTINNTTTTYLTTIYNTTTTDITTINNTTTTSITTINNTTTTYITTINNTTTTNITTFNNTTTTDITTINNTTTTDITTINNTTTTYITTINNTTTTNITTINNTTTTYITIINNTTTTNITTINNNTTTDITTINNTTTTYIRTINNTTTTNITTINNTTTTDITTINNTTTTYIRTIKNTTTTNITTINNTTTTDITTINNTSTTYLTTIYNTTTPLTTYKNQQYYHYNHYNHKHHLNTTSSIRI, from the coding sequence ATGACCACGACCACCAACATCACAACCATTAACAACACCACGACCAACAACATCACAACCATTAACAACACCACGACAACCAACATCACAACCATTAACAACACCACGACCACGTACATCACAACCATTAACAACACCACGACCATCAACATCACAACCATTAACAACACCACGACCACCGACATCACAACCATAAACAACACCACGACCACCGACATCACAACCATTAACAACACCATGACCACCAACATCAGAACCATTAACAACACCATGACCACCGACATCACAACCATAAACAACACCACGACCAACAACATCACAACCATTAACAACACCACGACAACCAACATCACAACAGTTAACAACACCACGACCACCAACATCACAACCATTAACAACACCACGACCACCGACATCACAACCATTAACAACACCACGACCACCTACATCACAACCATTAACAACACCACGACCAACAACATCACAACCATTAACAACACCACGACAACCAACATCACAACCATTAACAACACCACGACAACCAACATCACAACCATTAACAACACCACGACCATCAACATCACAACCATTAACAACACCACGACCACCGACATCACAACCATAAACAACACCACGACCACCGACATCACAACCATTAACAACACCATGACCACCAACATCAGAACCATTAACAACACCATGACCACCGACATCACAACCATAAACAACACCACGACCAACAACATCACAACCATTAACAACACCACGACAACCAACATCACAACCATTAACAACACCACGACCACCAACATCACAACCATTAACAACACCACGACCACCGACATCACAACCATTAACAACACCACGACCACCTACATCACAACCATTAACAACACCACGACCACCAACATAACAACCATTAACAACACCACGACTACTTACATCACAATCATTAACAACACAACGACAACCAACATCACAACAGTTAACAACACCACGACCACCAACATCACAACCATTAACAACACCACGACCACCGACATCACAACCATTAACAACACCACGACCACCTACATCACAACCATTAACAACACCACGACCACCAACATAACAACCATTAACAACACCACGACTACTTACATCACAATCATTAACAACACAACGACAACCAACATCACAACCATTAACAACACCACGACAACCAACATCACAACCATTAACAACACCACGACCACCGACATCACAACCATTAACAACACCACGACCACTTACATCAGAACCATTAATAACATAACGACAACCAACATCACAACCATTAACAACACCACGACCACCGACATCACAACCATTAATAACACCACGACCACTTACATCAGAACCATTAATAACACAACGACAACCAACATCACAACCATTAACAACACCACGACCACCGACATCAGAACCATTAACAACACCACGACCGCTTACATCAGAACCATtaataacacaacaacaaccaaCATCACAACCATTAACAACACCACGACCACCGACATCACAACCAATAACAACACCACGACCACTTACATCAGAACCATTAATAACACAACGACAACCAACATCACAACCATTAACAACACCACGACCACCGACATCACAACAATTaacaacaccactaccacttaCCTGACAACCATTTACAACACCACGACCACCGACATCACAACCATTAACAATACCACGACCACCTCCATCACTACCATTAACAACACCACGACCACTTACATCACAACCATTAACAACACCACGACCACCAACATCACAACCTTTAACAACACCACGACCACCGACATCACAACCATTAACAACACCACGACCACCGACATCACAACCATTAACAACACCACGACCACCTACATCACAACCATTAACAACACCACGACCACCAACATAACAACCATTAACAACACCACGACTACTTACATCACAATCATTAACAACACCACGACAACCAACATCACAACCATTAACAACAACACGACCACCGACATCACAACCATTAACAACACCACGACCACTTACATCAGAACCATTAATAACACAACGACAACCAATATCACAACCATTAACAACACCACGACCACCGACATCACAACCATTAATAACACCACGACCACTTACATCAGAACCATTAAAAACACAACGACAACCAACATCACAACCATTAACAACACCACGACCACCGACATCACAACCATTAACAACACCAGTACCACTTACCTGACAACCATTTACAACACTACAACACCACTAACAACATATAAAAACCAACAATACTACCATTATAATCACTACAACCATAAACACCACCTAAACACCACCTCATCAATTCGAATCTGA
- the LOC128222636 gene encoding uncharacterized protein LOC128222636 has protein sequence MDRDPDHKAWMSLRLSRVLDDIGVNRRVVRKRRDTFLLREAVETITIKIFGENTTSFHFGSQSEGSTTLGMNSDIDLLGCIHETNIMSDWLYWEDGMQNVLMVKEESTPPQLYWLQWIRHDSPEPVRYNGQENCLPHIDGRVFVSNKGWQHKSKQLIGKDFRCSGPSISNSEEWDYVHAYKCKVLPPEVDRWFHRPRRGHWPTPEMMQAARECSCFLVPDGHFESLNENIEWRLSPSQIERILVFSFTTVQLKCYVVLKMIKKYIMEQYLSHHSKLTSFHCKTVMFFTIERISREEWREDRLIGCIGYCLQTLEFFLMKGYCPHYIIPEVNLFEGKITRRYQLLLLGKIKENLNNNLMILYDLQYDSLGQRFRNPTTDMFETRSTICRKIDNVLAGDLIKQVNIRFLDMANNELNPEQYLRLFTVLSIIPEDDYIIHILTRYERRVISVLKPLIYSFLASVTSSFYIQHELQFTQEIILFYERSLDTDVTSSRLKLASMLYCRGDFRRAADVLNNVERRYDDNVHAVCGCGRRFRSVEPPELLSEKIMNDWNYDTAIQKVAHCVRFTRFEVFCVPQILLYEMNRAVNDDVQFRDVTERRWMDMAVVDSRPYLFYLQYITYGKLGLRHRQVQAHRNLINCFRNQEMINTMYHPETADNLLGHCWEMEGNLLEALRCYRNSINNVPRNNAANWHIRRLRAMF, from the coding sequence ATGGACCGTGATCCTGACCATAAAGCCTGGATGTCGCTCCGTCTATCTCGTGTACTGGACGATATTGGCGTAAACCGCCGGGTGGTTAGGAAAAGGCGGGACACCTTCCTGCTGAGGGAAGCCGTAGAAACTATAACGATCAAAATATTTGGTGAAAACACAACGAGCTTCCATTTCGGCAGCCAGTCAGAGGGATCTACAACGTTAGGGATGAATTCAGATATTGATCTGCTTGGATGCATTCATGAGACCAACATCATGTCTGACTGGTTATACTGGGAGGACGGGATGCAGAACGTTCTAATGGTGAAGGAGGAGTCAACTCCGCCACAACTCTACTGGCTACAGTGGATCAGGCATGACTCTCCAGAACCTGTCAGATATAACGGACAGGAAAATTGCTTACCGCATATAGATGGACGAGTGTTTGTAAGTAATAAAGGATGGCAACATAAAAGTAAACAGTTAATTGGAAAGGACTTCCGATGTAGTGGACCTTCAATAAGTAACTCTGAAGAATGGGACTATGTTCACGCTTACAAATGTAAAGTTCTTCCTCCGGAAGTTGACCGGTGGTTTCACCGTCCCAGACGTGGACATTGGCCTACACCGGAAATGATGCAGGCTGCACGGGAATGCTCTTGTTTTCTTGTTCCTGATGGACATTTTGAGAGTctgaatgaaaatattgaatggcGATTATCACCAAGCCAAATAGAACGAATTcttgtttttagttttacaaCAGTGCAGTTAAAATGCTATGTTGtcttgaaaatgataaaaaaatatataatggaacAATATTTAAGTCATCATAGTAAGCTAACTTCGTTTCATTGCAAGACCGTTATGTTCTTTACAATCGAGAGAATATCCCGAGAGGAGTGGAGAGAAGATCGGCTCATAGGGTGCATAGGATATTGTTTGCAAACACTGGAATTTTTCTTGATGAAAGGTTATTGTCCACACTATATTATTCCTGAAGTGAACCTATTCGAAGGAAAAATCACACGCCGATACCAACTGTTATTATTGGGGAAGATAAAAgagaatttaaataataatctaaTGATACTGTACGATTTACAGTACGATAGCTTAGGACAAAGGTTTCGCAATCCTACCACCGACATGTTTGAAACACGATCAACAATATGTAGGAAGATTGATAATGTTTTAGCAGGCGACTTAATAAAACAGGTTAATATAAGGTTTTTAGATATGGCGAATAATGAGTTAAATCCTGAACAGTATCTGCgattatttactgttttatctATTATACCTGAGGATGATtacatcatacatatattaactCGTTATGAGCGACGGGTAATTTCAGTGTTAAAGCCACTCATTTACTCCTTCTTAGCATCAGTTACTTCGTCATTTTACATACAACATGAACTTCAATTCACACAAGAAATAATTCTTTTCTATGAACGTTCTCTTGACACTGACGTGACGTCCAGCAGGCTGAAACTGGCGTCCATGTTATATTGCCGGGGAGATTTTCGCAGAGCGGCAGACGTGCTGAATAACGTTGAACGTAGATATGACGATAATGTGCATGCTGTGTGTGGCTGTGGAAGGAGGTTTAGAAGTGTAGAACCCCCCGAGTTGTTAAGtgaaaaaataatgaacgaTTGGAACTATGACACAGCCATACAAAAAGTTGCCCACTGTGTAAGGTTTACACGTTTTGAAGTTTTTTGTGTACCTCAAATTTTGCTATATGAAATGAACAGGGCAGTGAATGACGACGTTCAATTTAGAGATGTAACGGAACGTCGCTGGATGGACATGGCCGTAGTAGACTCTCGACCATACCTCTTTTACCTGCAATATATCACGTACGGGAAACTGGGACTTCGCCACAGACAAGTTCAGGCACACCGTAatttaataaactgttttaGAAACCAAGAAATGATAAATACAATGTACCACCCCGAGACTGCTGATAACTTACTTGGCCACTGCTGGGAGATGGAGGGAAACCTGCTCGAAGCGCTTAGATGCTACAGGAACTCAATAAATAATGTTCCGAGAAATAATGCTGCCAACTGGCATATCAGGAGACTAAGagcaatgttttga
- the LOC128221527 gene encoding uncharacterized protein LOC128221527, with protein sequence MDNGSKRAPNWTEAEKSYCLELISVESDVLFGTFRGATQGGKLKKTAWEGVCKKLNASGLVTNMRSVDEIKTMWRNAKGRVKEKVDKSKMTGAGVIEPLTACEEFVSNHMYANNQCQLLGIPGGSETATYVAQSLPSGQEITRDDGLIVLHLDDNMNM encoded by the exons ATGGACAATGGAAGCAAAAGAGCTCCCAACTGGACAGAAGCAGAGAAAAGTTACTGCCTCGAGCTGATATCAGTCGAGTCCGATGTACTGTTCGGAACATTTCGAGGGGCCACACAAGGTGGCAAGCTAAAAAAAACAGCCTGGGAAGGCGTTTGTAAAAAGCTTAATGC cTCTGGTCTGGTTACGAACATGAGGAGTGTTGACGAGATTAAGACGATGTGGAGAAACGCAAAAGGAAGAG TAAAAGAAAAGGtagataaaagtaaaatgacTGGTGCTGGTGTGATTGAGCCCCTAACAGCATGCGAAGAGTTCGTTAGCAACCACATGTACGCTAACAATCAGTGCCAGTTGCTAGGGATTCCCGGAGGATCAGAAACAG CCACTTATGTTGCACAGTCATTACCAAGCGGCCAAGAGATTACTAGAGACGATGGTCTGATCGTGCTACACCTTGACGACAACATGAACATGTAA